The Paracoccus sediminicola genome has a segment encoding these proteins:
- a CDS encoding TldD/PmbA family protein, with amino-acid sequence MLKSLTNSLLKAARDAGADEAEAIAIRAAATGVDVRDGRLEHAERAEGVEIGLRVLIGGRQASVSGADHSEATLETMARRAVAMARAAPVDDSLGLADPDQLAGDTDASSLELFDPGPEPDPETLEQRALRAEAAAMDVQNVRTVESAGANYSQRETWLALSNGFEGGHRRSQHAVSCTAISGSGAAMERDHAGEGRIWEEDMPSPEEIGMLAGERAVARAGARKPPTGAFPILYDERISSGLIGHLLAAINGTAIVRGASWLRAAMDMQVLPEGVSLHENPHLPRMSASRLFDAEGLPTEARDIVSDGVLRGWTLDLATARKLGLDSTASAVRGIGSPPSPGNSNIVLSEGLRNRDDLISDMGRGLIVTSLLGSSINPTTGDYSRGAAGLWVENGQISHPVNECTIAGNLRDMLLRLTPANDARDWRAFRVPSLLVEGMTVAGA; translated from the coding sequence ATGCTGAAATCGTTAACAAATTCCTTGTTAAAAGCCGCACGGGACGCAGGTGCCGACGAGGCGGAGGCGATTGCCATCCGCGCGGCCGCGACTGGGGTGGATGTGCGCGACGGGCGGCTGGAACACGCCGAGCGGGCCGAAGGTGTGGAAATCGGGCTGCGCGTGTTGATCGGTGGGCGTCAGGCCAGCGTCTCGGGTGCCGACCATAGCGAGGCGACGCTTGAGACCATGGCCAGACGGGCCGTCGCGATGGCCCGCGCCGCGCCTGTCGATGACAGCCTTGGCCTTGCCGATCCCGACCAGCTTGCCGGCGATACCGACGCAAGCAGCCTTGAGCTTTTCGATCCCGGTCCCGAACCCGATCCGGAGACGCTGGAACAGCGTGCCTTGCGGGCCGAAGCGGCGGCGATGGATGTCCAGAATGTTCGCACGGTCGAATCGGCCGGGGCGAATTATTCTCAGCGTGAGACATGGCTTGCGCTCAGTAACGGTTTCGAGGGCGGGCATCGCCGCAGCCAGCACGCGGTCAGCTGCACTGCGATCAGCGGATCCGGCGCGGCGATGGAGCGGGACCATGCCGGCGAAGGCCGGATCTGGGAAGAGGACATGCCCTCCCCCGAAGAGATCGGCATGTTGGCAGGCGAACGTGCCGTCGCCCGCGCTGGCGCGCGGAAGCCGCCGACGGGGGCATTTCCGATTCTGTATGACGAACGGATCTCGTCGGGGCTGATCGGCCATTTGCTTGCGGCGATCAACGGGACCGCGATTGTCCGCGGTGCAAGCTGGTTGCGCGCCGCGATGGACATGCAGGTTCTTCCCGAGGGCGTCTCGCTCCATGAAAACCCGCATTTGCCGCGCATGTCGGCCTCGCGGCTCTTTGACGCAGAGGGGCTGCCGACCGAGGCTCGGGATATCGTCAGCGATGGTGTGCTGCGCGGCTGGACGCTGGACCTGGCCACGGCGCGCAAACTGGGGCTCGACAGCACTGCGAGCGCGGTGCGCGGCATCGGATCGCCGCCTTCGCCGGGTAACTCCAATATCGTGCTCAGCGAAGGGCTGCGGAATCGCGATGATCTCATTTCGGATATGGGGCGCGGCTTGATCGTGACCTCGTTGCTGGGCAGCTCTATCAACCCGACGACCGGTGACTATTCGCGCGGTGCGGCGGGACTTTGGGTCGAGAACGGTCAGATCAGCCATCCGGTGAATGAATGCACCATTGCTGGCAATCTGCGTGACATGCTCTTGCGGCTGACCCCTGCCAATGACGCGCGCGACTGGCGCGCCTTTCGTGTTCCCAGCCTGCTCGTGGAAGGAATGACCGTTGCCGGAGCGTGA
- a CDS encoding DUF2125 domain-containing protein translates to MAVKLTSATAIGLILASNPALAEVTPQSVWERLSDYYETVGMTVETGSVDDSGDRLTVNDVIISQDSEKGSTEFDMGQFVLSANDDGSVAVDLPDEFSGVITMEYPEADAQHTGDSPSGDSVSDDSLDGAEDAAEAGDDASEMAGEADTAEPQQMPLDASNVPQGPTKINFTVRLQDDSMTVSEDGESTVYDYDIPVVEAVVDRIEMLDGTTVEAPLRLTMNDITGTDRFSESDGTSVGQSGTIASLDVKFAFGDEAAGGAVDGSATINGLTIKSQSFIPADANLGEDIAAAMRAGLDVSGTFGFESMETNGEINATDPAEAGSFSSTNEQGEITFAMAGGHLAYGGRFGPAQIEAQGGNLPGPVSYGAENTEASVEVPVMASDEPQDFIAVYSLQGVELSDSLWSLFDPQSALPRDPASVNIDIDGTAVLDLDLLDDQAFAESPSAEVGAFKTLSINDISLSMLGADAQLSGELSGLDVRETPAPVGSISGRFEGLNGMIDALVQAGLVPENQVMAARMMMAMFAKADPENPEVMTTELEFREGGEIFANGQQVK, encoded by the coding sequence ATGGCCGTCAAACTTACCTCCGCTACCGCCATCGGCCTGATTTTGGCCAGCAATCCCGCTTTGGCGGAGGTGACTCCGCAATCGGTGTGGGAGCGGCTGTCCGATTATTACGAGACGGTCGGCATGACGGTCGAGACCGGTTCGGTTGATGATTCCGGGGATCGGCTGACCGTGAATGACGTGATCATCTCGCAGGACAGCGAGAAGGGCAGCACAGAATTCGATATGGGTCAGTTCGTGCTTTCAGCGAATGACGATGGCAGCGTCGCGGTCGATCTCCCCGATGAGTTCTCGGGCGTTATCACCATGGAATATCCTGAGGCCGATGCGCAGCATACGGGAGATTCACCCTCGGGGGACAGTGTATCTGACGACAGCCTGGATGGCGCCGAGGACGCGGCCGAGGCGGGCGATGACGCCTCTGAGATGGCCGGCGAGGCTGACACGGCAGAGCCGCAGCAGATGCCGCTTGACGCCTCCAACGTGCCTCAAGGCCCAACCAAGATTAATTTTACTGTCCGTCTTCAGGATGACTCGATGACTGTCAGCGAAGATGGTGAATCTACGGTTTATGACTACGATATCCCAGTGGTCGAAGCGGTCGTGGATCGCATCGAGATGCTGGACGGGACAACTGTGGAAGCTCCGCTTCGCCTTACGATGAACGATATCACGGGCACGGACCGGTTCAGTGAATCGGACGGTACCAGCGTCGGTCAATCCGGGACAATCGCGTCGCTTGATGTGAAATTCGCTTTCGGGGATGAGGCTGCTGGCGGTGCGGTCGACGGCTCTGCCACGATCAATGGCCTGACGATCAAGAGCCAATCCTTTATTCCTGCTGACGCCAACCTCGGTGAAGATATCGCCGCGGCCATGCGCGCCGGTCTGGATGTCAGCGGTACGTTCGGCTTCGAGTCGATGGAAACGAATGGCGAGATTAACGCGACCGATCCTGCTGAGGCCGGCTCGTTCAGCTCAACCAATGAGCAGGGCGAAATTACCTTTGCCATGGCGGGCGGTCATCTGGCCTATGGCGGTCGTTTCGGACCCGCGCAGATCGAGGCGCAGGGCGGCAATCTTCCGGGTCCGGTGTCCTATGGCGCCGAAAATACCGAAGCCAGCGTCGAAGTGCCGGTCATGGCCAGCGACGAGCCGCAGGATTTCATCGCGGTCTACAGCCTTCAGGGGGTGGAGCTTTCGGACAGCCTATGGTCGCTCTTCGATCCGCAATCGGCGCTGCCGCGCGACCCTGCATCGGTTAATATCGATATTGACGGCACCGCGGTGCTCGATCTGGATCTGCTGGACGACCAGGCTTTCGCGGAAAGCCCAAGCGCCGAGGTCGGCGCCTTCAAAACGCTCAGCATCAACGATATTTCTCTGTCCATGCTCGGAGCGGATGCGCAGCTCTCGGGTGAACTCTCGGGTCTCGACGTGCGCGAGACGCCTGCTCCCGTCGGCTCGATCTCCGGTCGCTTCGAAGGTCTGAACGGTATGATCGACGCGCTTGTACAGGCCGGGCTGGTTCCTGAGAATCAGGTGATGGCGGCGCGCATGATGATGGCCATGTTTGCCAAGGCTGATCCCGAGAATCCCGAGGTCATGACAACCGAGCTAGAGTTCCGCGAAGGCGGCGAGATCTTTGCCAATGGCCAGCAGGTCAAGTAA
- a CDS encoding enoyl-CoA hydratase/isomerase family protein has protein sequence MIVQKCVNNIVTLVIDRPEKANALNEEMLVRLAQELDAAANSPARAVILTGRGKVYSAGADLDEAREGLIGSESWARLSARMATMPCLTIAAINGTMAGGAFGVTIAADLRIAVPEAEMFYPVMRLGYLPPDGDARRLASLVGPARAKMLLMAGQKISARDALGWGLVDRLTPRDQLIDDAIGLAKDVVSASPDNVMAIKAMIA, from the coding sequence ATGATCGTCCAGAAATGCGTCAACAATATCGTGACATTGGTTATCGATCGGCCGGAAAAGGCCAACGCGCTGAACGAAGAGATGCTGGTTCGGCTGGCGCAGGAACTCGATGCAGCGGCAAATTCGCCCGCTCGTGCGGTGATCCTGACCGGCAGGGGCAAGGTTTATTCGGCCGGTGCCGATCTTGACGAGGCGCGAGAGGGTCTGATCGGGTCGGAAAGCTGGGCGCGGCTGTCCGCGCGCATGGCAACGATGCCCTGTCTCACCATCGCGGCGATAAACGGCACAATGGCGGGCGGTGCCTTCGGCGTGACGATCGCCGCCGATCTGCGGATCGCAGTCCCCGAGGCCGAGATGTTCTATCCGGTCATGCGTCTGGGCTATCTGCCGCCGGATGGGGACGCGCGACGGCTTGCCTCGCTTGTCGGGCCGGCGCGGGCGAAGATGTTGCTGATGGCCGGGCAGAAAATCTCTGCGAGGGACGCATTGGGCTGGGGCCTCGTCGACCGGCTGACACCGCGCGATCAGCTGATCGATGACGCCATTGGGCTTGCCAAGGATGTCGTCTCGGCAAGCCCGGATAATGTCATGGCGATCAAGGCAATGATCGCCTGA
- a CDS encoding DUF2853 family protein codes for MSKRDDMIAKYAADMKEKMGVTPDMDLLTKVTIGCGPSIYNADSETVAGSDMEELERVKNNFLVKKLGLADGPQLMEAIKKVLNDYGSSNRNKYRAVIYYALTKHFGKESVYG; via the coding sequence ATGAGCAAGCGTGACGACATGATCGCGAAATACGCGGCCGACATGAAAGAGAAGATGGGGGTGACCCCGGATATGGATCTGCTGACAAAGGTCACCATTGGCTGTGGTCCGTCGATTTATAATGCCGACAGCGAAACCGTCGCAGGCAGCGACATGGAAGAGCTGGAGCGGGTGAAGAACAACTTCCTCGTCAAGAAGCTCGGCCTTGCGGACGGCCCGCAGCTCATGGAGGCGATCAAGAAGGTGCTGAACGATTATGGCAGCTCGAACCGGAACAAATATCGCGCGGTGATCTATTACGCGCTGACCAAGCATTTCGGCAAGGAATCCGTCTACGGCTGA